A DNA window from Pyrus communis chromosome 3, drPyrComm1.1, whole genome shotgun sequence contains the following coding sequences:
- the LOC137727252 gene encoding heavy metal-associated isoprenylated plant protein 26-like, with the protein MGVLDHFSNLFDCSSARSRLKRPRQFQTVEIKVKMDCEGCERKVKRSVEGMRGVTQVDVERKAHKLTVVGYVDPGKVLARVAHRTGKRVEFWPYVAYDVVAHPYAAGVYDRKAPSGYVRNVEDPQMGNLARASSTEVRYTTAFSDENPASCTVM; encoded by the exons ATGGGTGTTTTGGATCATTTTTCGAATCTATTTGATTGCTCAAGTGCGAGATCCAGGCTCAAGAGACCCAGGCAATTCCAG ACGGTGGAGATCAAGGTGAAGATGGACTGCGAAGGATGCGAGCGGAAGGTAAAGAGATCGGTGGAGGGAATGAGGGGCGTGACGCAGGTGGACGTGGAGCGCAAGGCCCACAAGCTGACGGTCGTCGGATACGTGGATCCCGGCAAGGTTCTTGCACGTGTCGCGCATCGGACGGGGAAGAGGGTGGAGTTCTGGCCCTACGTCGCGTACGACGTCGTGGCGCACCCTTACGCCGCGGGAGTGTACGACAGGAAGGCGCCGTCCGGGTACGTGCGGAACGTGGAGGACCCGCAGATGGGGAACCTGGCACGTGCGAGCTCGACGGAAGTGCGTTACACCACGGCGTTCAGTGATGAAAACCCCGCCTCCTGCACCGTCATGTGA